Genomic segment of Umezawaea sp. Da 62-37:
CAGCAGCGGGACCGGCAGCCAGCGGGTGAGGACGAAGAACGGCTTCACCTCCGGCAGCCACTCGTGGATGCCGTCCCAGGTGCCCTGCTGGCCCCACGTCAACGGGCCGACGCGCGCCCGCCCGCCGTGGAACTCGGCCTGGACCGTGCTCTCGGTGATCACGAGGCGCCCTTCAACCCGGGGGTCAGCGCGGGACGGGCGAACAGCACCTCGCGCAGGCAGAACACGCTGTAGGTCAACCCGGCCGACCAGCCCGCGACCACCGCCCACATGACCGCGTCGATGCCGAACGTGCCGTTGAGCAGGTAGGCGAACGGGACCTGCACGACGACGAACGCGATGAGCGTGCAGATCAGCGGCGCCGTGGTGCGGCGGGACCCGTTGAGGTACCCGTGGGTGACCACCATGACCGTGTACAGCACCAGGAACGGGTAGATGATCAGGATGTAGCGCTCGGTCAGCTCCCGCGTCGCGGGGTCTGTGGTGAACAGCCCGGCGATGGGGGAGCGGGCCAGCAGGACCACCGCGGACACCACGACGGTGAGCCCGATGGTGAGCCCGATCGTCTGCACGAGCCCGCGCCGCGCCCGGTCGCGGTCCGCGCCGCCGAGGTTCTGCGCCACGAACGCGGTCACCGCGCCGGAGAAGTCCAGGAACAGCATCCCGGTGAACAGCTCCAGCCGGGACACCACGGTGAACGCCGCGAGCACCACGGCGCCGTAGGACTGGATGATCCAGACCAGCACCATGATCCCCACCGCGAGGATGATGTGCTGGCTGGCCAACGGGAACCCCAGCCGCACGGCGTCCACCAGTTCGTGCCGCACGGCGGGCTCGGACCGCTTGCGCCCCAACGGGTAGATCCGCCGCGCGGCCACGAGCCCGACCACGAGCGCGGCGGCGCTGGCGAGCACCGTGGCCAGTGCCGCGCCGCCGATCCCCATGCCCAGCACCGAGAGGAACAGCCAGACGAGCACGATGTTGGCCACGTTCCCGAAGCCCTGCACCCACATCGCGGCCCGCGAGTTGCCCAGGCCGCGGAAGTAGGCGCTGACGGCGGCCAGCCCGAACATCGCCGGGAAGCCGATCGACAGCGTGCCGAAGAACAGCGCGCAATCGTCCGCCAGCTCCCCGTGGATGCCCATGAGCGACAGGACCGGCCGCGCCAGCACCGTCGCGAGCACGACGCACCCGGCCGCCCACACCGCCGTGACCAGCGCCAGCGCGAGCACCACACCCCGCCGCTCACCGTCCTGCTGGGCGCCGCGCAAGTGCGCCAGCCGGATGGTGAACGCGGTGCCGAGGCCGATGAACATCGCGTTGAGCAGGTAGAACATCGGGCCCGCCACGCCAACGGCGGCGAGGCCGTCGACGCCGACGTAGTGCCCGACCAGGATGCCGTCGATCAGCACGTACCCCTGCTGGAGCAGGTTCGCCGCGGTCAGGGGCAGCGCGAACCCGACGATCTTGCGCAGCGCGGGCCCCGTGGTCATGTCCGTCATCAGGCCACGTCTTCCGCGAACTCCACGAGTTCCTCGATGTGGTAGGCGATCTCGGAGACCGTGCGGTCGGCGAGCAGGTCCGCGACGTCGTAGTGCACGCCGTGGCGGACGGCGATCGTGCTGGCCACCGAGGCGGCCATGATGGAGTCGCCGCCGAGTTCGAAGAAGTCCGCCTCGACGTCCAGCGCGGGGTAGCCGAAGGCGAGGGCGAGGCACTGGGCGACGGACTGCTCGACCTCGGTGTACTCGCCGTTGTCACGGCCCTTGAGCTCCACCTGCACGGCGGCGACGGTGGCCTTGATCTTCTCCGACGCCTTGAGCAGCCGCTCCTCCAGCGCATGCATCTCGCGCTCCACCTTGGTGCCGATGTCGGCCGACAGCGGCACGTCGTAGGAGCGCAGCAGGTGGATCAGCTCGCCGCGGTAGTTCAGCTCGCCCGCGAACAGCCGGGGCCGCCGCGAGCGCAGGGCCGCGTCCACGACGTCGAGGCCGACGGTGGTGGGGAGCGCCTTGAACATGGTGTCGCCGTTGGTGCCGTGGTCGACGGCCATGCCGATCTCCTTCCACGCCACCCAGTCCAGCGCGACCACGTGGCACGGGCCGCCCGCCTGGGAGCGGGCGAGGTTGTCCAGGTAGTAGTTGCCCGCCGCGTAGTCGGCCTGGCCGGGGGCCGGGAACACCGAGGCCACCGAGGAGAAGTGGACGATGAAGTCGGGCCGGTCGTCGCGGGTCAGCTCGTCCAGCACGAACGCGCCGTGCAGCTTCACCCGGACGACCTCGTCGAAGTCCTCCGGCAGCCGGAACATCAGCGTCGCGCCGCCGGGCAGACCCGCGGCGTGCACGATGCCGTCGATGCGCCCGTTGTCCTGCTGGACGCCGATCACGGCCGCCGCGAGCGCCTTCGGGTCGCCCGCGTCGGCGGCGCGCACGAGCACCGTGGTGCCCATCGCCTCCAGGTCCCTGACCGTGCGGATCCGCTCGGTGGACGTGCCCGCGGCGAGCAGGTCGTCCCACTGGTCGCGCGGCGGCATGCCGGACCGGCTGAGCAGCACCAGCGTGATGTCGGGCTGCTTCTCGGCGAACGACCGCGCCACCGCGAGGCCGAGCGCGCCGGTGCCGCCGGTGATCAGGTAGGTGCCGCCGGGCTTGAGGTAGGTCCGCGGGCCGTCGGTGTCGACCTGGGGCACCTCCACGAACACCTCGCGCGACCTCCCGGTGCCGCGCAGCAGGAACAGGCCGTGCTCGGCGGAGAACACCTCGGCCGCCAGCGCCGGGCCGGGCACGGCCGTGTCCACGTCGAGGTGCTTGACCTTGATGTAGGGGTACTCGCGGCCGATCACCTTGCCGAAGCCGACCAGCGCGGCGTTCTCGGTCACGGCGGTGGTGTCGCCCTCCTCGGCGCACACCGCGGTCCGCGTCACCACCGCGAGGTCGACCTTCACCCCCGCCGCCATCAGCGCCTTCGTCAGGTGGAACAGGCTGCCGAGGTTCTTGGCCGTGCGCCGCCCGATCTCGTCGACGTCGGTGGCCGGGGAGTGCTCGAACGCGAGCGCGTGCACCACGTGCGTGACGTTCCCGTCGCCGACCAGCCGGGCGATCCCGTCGAACGAGTCGGCGGTGAAGTCCGCGCCCAGCCGCAGGATCCGCGCGTCGCCGAGGTCGGCCGTCGCGAGGAACCCCTCGGCGTCGGTGGCCGGGTCGACCAGCGCCAGCACGGACGCGCCCGCGGGCACGCCGGTCGTCGGCAGGGCGGGGGTGGGCTGGAACTCGACGTCGTGCGTCACCGGGTGGCGCTCGTCGCTGGTAGCCAGCGAGAGCTGCGACCGCCAGCCCTCCGGGAACTCCATCCAGGCAAGGGTTTCGTCGAAGGCGTAGCCGGGGAGCCGGACGATCCGCGGCGCGCGGTCCACCGGTGGCGCGCTGTCGACCCGGCCGCCGGACAGGTACGCCTTCGCGGCCGCCGCCAGCGCTCCGGTGATCGGTCGCTGCCCGTTGACCAGCAGCTCGGCCAGGCCGCGACGCAGATCGTCCACATCGGACACGACGACCGCGACCCTGTGGCGGTGCGAGCTGCGGGAAACCCTGGTGGTGTAGGCGACATCGGCGATGTCCGCGTCGGCGAGTCCGCCGCCGTCGATGAACCGGATGTAGCGCTCCACCAGCCACGTCAACGAGCGCGGCGTGGCCGCGCTCAGGGTGAACAGCACCTCGCCCTCCGACGGCGCCTGCGGCTCGGGGGAGGCGTACTCCTCCAGCACGGCGTGCGCGTTGGTGCCGCCGAGCCCGAACGCGCTGACACCGCAGCGGCGCGGGCCCTCGGACTCCCACGGGCCCAGCGCGGTGGGGATGTAGAGCGGCCCGGACGCGAAGTCGAGCTTCGGGTTCGGGGTGGTGAAGTTGGCCTGCGGCGGGATCATCCTGTTGCGCAGCACCGCGACCGCCTTGATCAGGCCGATCACGCCGGAGCCCTCGAACAGGTGCCCGACGTTGGCCTTCACCGTGCCCACCGCGCAGAACCCGCGGTCGTCGGTGTGCTTCGCGAACGCCCGCTTCATGCCCTCGTGCTCGATCGGGTCGCCCACGCGGGTGGCCGTGCCGTGCGCCTCGAAGTAGCCGATGGTGCGCGGGTCCACGTCGGCGTCGCGCCACGCGGCCAGCAGCAGTTCGGCCTGCGAGTCGGAGTCGGGGTTCGTGATGCCCTCGGTGTTGCCGTCGTGGTTGACCGCGCTGCCCTTGAGGACGGCGTAGATCTGGTCGCCGTCGGCGACCGCCTGCTCCATCCGCTTGAGCACGACCGCGCCCGAGCCCTCGCCGAACCCGGTGCCGTCGGCCGCCTCGTCGAACGTGCGGGTCACTCCGTCGGAGGACTCGATGCCGATGTTGGAGTGCGGGTGCTTGACCGGCGCGAACACGATCCGCGCGCCGCCGACCACGGCCATGTCGCAGTCGCCCATCAGCAGCGCGTTC
This window contains:
- a CDS encoding SDR family NAD(P)-dependent oxidoreductase, producing the protein MNTDIAIVGVSVDVPGAGDLDAFWRVISTGGSSVRPFPQDRRRKLDEYIHYLRATSVDPVNEPDIDYHNGSFLDTVDTFDYAAFGMNPRQATLTDPHHRMVMRAMFLAFEDAGYSVDRLRGSRTGVFVGFAVNPGSTYLDYICRIDPTVGQQAITGNIPTMLANRLSHLLDLRGPSLVVDTACSATLVAVHQAKNALLMGDCDMAVVGGARIVFAPVKHPHSNIGIESSDGVTRTFDEAADGTGFGEGSGAVVLKRMEQAVADGDQIYAVLKGSAVNHDGNTEGITNPDSDSQAELLLAAWRDADVDPRTIGYFEAHGTATRVGDPIEHEGMKRAFAKHTDDRGFCAVGTVKANVGHLFEGSGVIGLIKAVAVLRNRMIPPQANFTTPNPKLDFASGPLYIPTALGPWESEGPRRCGVSAFGLGGTNAHAVLEEYASPEPQAPSEGEVLFTLSAATPRSLTWLVERYIRFIDGGGLADADIADVAYTTRVSRSSHRHRVAVVVSDVDDLRRGLAELLVNGQRPITGALAAAAKAYLSGGRVDSAPPVDRAPRIVRLPGYAFDETLAWMEFPEGWRSQLSLATSDERHPVTHDVEFQPTPALPTTGVPAGASVLALVDPATDAEGFLATADLGDARILRLGADFTADSFDGIARLVGDGNVTHVVHALAFEHSPATDVDEIGRRTAKNLGSLFHLTKALMAAGVKVDLAVVTRTAVCAEEGDTTAVTENAALVGFGKVIGREYPYIKVKHLDVDTAVPGPALAAEVFSAEHGLFLLRGTGRSREVFVEVPQVDTDGPRTYLKPGGTYLITGGTGALGLAVARSFAEKQPDITLVLLSRSGMPPRDQWDDLLAAGTSTERIRTVRDLEAMGTTVLVRAADAGDPKALAAAVIGVQQDNGRIDGIVHAAGLPGGATLMFRLPEDFDEVVRVKLHGAFVLDELTRDDRPDFIVHFSSVASVFPAPGQADYAAGNYYLDNLARSQAGGPCHVVALDWVAWKEIGMAVDHGTNGDTMFKALPTTVGLDVVDAALRSRRPRLFAGELNYRGELIHLLRSYDVPLSADIGTKVEREMHALEERLLKASEKIKATVAAVQVELKGRDNGEYTEVEQSVAQCLALAFGYPALDVEADFFELGGDSIMAASVASTIAVRHGVHYDVADLLADRTVSEIAYHIEELVEFAEDVA
- a CDS encoding MATE family efflux transporter, yielding MTDMTTGPALRKIVGFALPLTAANLLQQGYVLIDGILVGHYVGVDGLAAVGVAGPMFYLLNAMFIGLGTAFTIRLAHLRGAQQDGERRGVVLALALVTAVWAAGCVVLATVLARPVLSLMGIHGELADDCALFFGTLSIGFPAMFGLAAVSAYFRGLGNSRAAMWVQGFGNVANIVLVWLFLSVLGMGIGGAALATVLASAAALVVGLVAARRIYPLGRKRSEPAVRHELVDAVRLGFPLASQHIILAVGIMVLVWIIQSYGAVVLAAFTVVSRLELFTGMLFLDFSGAVTAFVAQNLGGADRDRARRGLVQTIGLTIGLTVVVSAVVLLARSPIAGLFTTDPATRELTERYILIIYPFLVLYTVMVVTHGYLNGSRRTTAPLICTLIAFVVVQVPFAYLLNGTFGIDAVMWAVVAGWSAGLTYSVFCLREVLFARPALTPGLKGAS